In Vicia villosa cultivar HV-30 ecotype Madison, WI unplaced genomic scaffold, Vvil1.0 ctg.001966F_1_1, whole genome shotgun sequence, a genomic segment contains:
- the LOC131637312 gene encoding uncharacterized protein LOC131637312 encodes MLLRSSITTTKKFFKTTLKNFKSFFSSGYQKLPKSTSPYNQLSYCEASNHVMDIDMNMNNDNKNGSYTKLSNASPSKEKNQVKKREVFDKKNNEKRLTLQGEKQKDSSFISKAMKERRYCMVEKKLRELEMLDMSNEEYVMDIEEVLYYYSKLTSPAYLEIVDRFFMEMYSD; translated from the coding sequence ATGTTGCTAAGAAGTTCTATTACTACTACCAAGAAGTTCTTCAAAACCACATTAAAGAACTTCAAGTCATTCTTCTCATCCGGCTACCAAAAGCTTCCAAAAAGCACTTCTCCTTATAATCAATTATCTTACTGTGAGGCTTCAAATCATGTCATGGACATAGACATGAACATGAACAATGACAATAAAAATGGTAGTTATACCAAGTTGTCTAATGCAAGTCCTTCCAAGGAGAAAAACCAAGTGAAGAAAAGAGAGGTTTTTGACAAGAAAAACAATGAAAAGAGATTGACCCTTCAAGGAGAAAAGcaaaaagattcatcatttatTTCTAAGGCTATGAAAGAGAGAAGATATTGCATGGTGGAAAAGAAGTTAAGGGAATTGGAGATGTTGGATATGAGCAATGAAGAGTATGTGATGGATATTGAAGAAGTTCTTTATTACTATTCAAAACTTACTTCTCCTGCTTATCTTGAAATTGTGGATAGATTCTTCATGGAAATGTACTCAGATTAG